In Microvirga sp. 17 mud 1-3, the genomic window GCCCGCCCATGGAGGCCGTTGCCTCGACGCCCCCGGCGAATTCGGGCTTGTAGCCGAAGCGTTTCATGAGCGGGATGGTGAACTGGCCGGTCGAGACCACGTTGGCGACGCCCGAACCCGAGATCGTGCCCATGAGGGCGGAGGAGAACACCGCCACCTTGGCCGGGCCGCCCTTGGCACCCCCGAACAGGCCCATGGCCACGTCCGTGAAGAGCTGGATCATGCCGGCCCGTTCCAGGAAGGCGCCGAACAGGATGAACAGGAAGATGTAGGTGGCCGAGACCAGGGTGGGCGTGGCGTAGAGCCCCTCGGTGCCGAAGGACATGTGCTCGATCACCTGCTCCAGGCTGTAGCCGCGATGGTCGAACGGCGCCGGGAGATAGTTTCCGAAGAGGCAATAGGCCAGGAAGATGCCCGCCACGATGGGAAGGGCCGGGCCCATGACCCGCCAGACGAGATAGAACAGCACCGCAATGGCCGCGATGCCGATCACCAGGTCGGCCTGGGTCAGCTCTCCGGCGCGGCTCACCAGGTCCGTATAGAAGCCCCATTGATAGAGCCCGACCCCGAAGCCGATCAGGCCGACGGCCCAGCCCAGCAGCTTTCCGGCTGGGCTGTGGGCCTTGTGGTTGGCGAGCATGCCGCCCGCCACGAGGCAAAGGAAGCCCACATGGAGCGCGCGGACAACCTGGCTCGGCAGGCCGCCGGGGAATTCAAGGATGAGCCCGTAGGTGGCCGCCAGGGTCAGCAAGGCCAGGACGCCGTTCAGGACGTCATGGCCCGTCGCCTTCCTGAAGGCGAGCCACACGGCCCAGGCCACCAAGGCTACCCCGATCACATGGATGGCCGAAATGCCCGCCAGGAAGGGGCGGTCGAGCGGAATGCCGAAAGCCGTCACCACCTGAAAGGTCGAGAACGAGACCGCGATCCAGAACAGCAGGTGGCCGAGCAGCCCCGTGCCGAAATTCTCCGGCAGGCCGTGCTCCGGGTTCGCAGGAGGAGGTGCCTCCAGTTCCGCGATCTCCGATGCGTTGACGCCGTGGCTCATGGCGACACCCCTTCAGTTTGGTTCTTGTTGTTGAGCGGCATGAAAAAGCCGGAGCAGTTCACCTGCCCCGGCTCCAATGTCAAATAGGCCGATGGGTTTAGGAACCCTGTTTCTTCACGCCTTTTTCGTCGAAATAGCGCTGCGCGCCCGGGTGGACCGGGATCGGCATACCCGAGAGCGCATCCTGGAGCTTGATCTCCTTGGCGGCCGCATGGGCGGCGGAGAGCTCCGGCAGGCTCTCGTAGATGGCCTTGGTCATCTTGTAGACCGTGTCGTCGCTGACGCCCTCGCGGGTCACGAGGTAGTTCACGACGGCGGCCGTCGGGACGGCGGCGGTCTGGCCCTCATAGGTATTGGCCGGGATCGTGGCCTTTACGTAAGGAGAACCGACCTTCTCGACCATGGCGGCCGGGATTTCGACCACCACGATGTCGACCGAGGTGGCGAGGTCGCGGATCGACGAAACGCCGAGGCCGGCCGATTGCAGGGTGGCGTCGAGCTGGCGGTTCTTCATCAGCTCGACGGATTCGCCGAAGGGCAGGTACTCGACCTTGCCCAGGTCCTTGTAGGTGAGGCCCGCGCCGGCGAGGATCGCCCGGGCGTTGAGTTCGGTGCCGGATTTGGGGGCGCCGACGGACAGGCGCTTGCCCTTCAGGTCCGCCAGGGTCTTGATGCCCGAATCCTTGGAGGCCACCACCTGGATGTAGTTGGGATAGATGGCCGTGACGCCGCGCAGCTTGTCGAGCTTCGCCTTGAAGCCGGCCTCCTCGTCGCCCGCCCAGCCCATGGCGAGGCTGTCGCCGAGCGTGAAGGCGATTTCGCCCTTGCCCTGCTGGAGCAGGTTCAGGTTCTCGACCGAGGCCTTGGTGGCCTGGACCGAGGGACGGCTGCCGGGCAGCTTCTCGGTGAAGACCTTCGAGAGGGCGACGCCGAGCGGATAATAGACCCCCGAGGTCCCGCCAGTCAGGATATTGATGAAATCCTGGGCCTGTGCGGGCAGGCTGGCGCCGGCCATCGCGAGGGCGGCGGCCGCCCCCACGAGGCGGCGGGTGAAGGTGATGCGCATGGCGTTTACTCCCTTAAAGCTGCGGCGCCTGTTCCGACGGCGCCTGTGAGTGGCGCCAGTTTGGCGGCTGACGCGGATTTCTCAAGAGGATAAGAGTGACTTAATCCTGCCACCTTGGTCGGTAGGGGTCTCGGCTCCACAGTTCAAGTCTGTCCTTCCATGTTCAATCGTCGTCAGTTTCTGGAATATGCAGCCGCCACGGCGGGCCTCGCCGCCACCGGCTTTTCGAGCTCCGCCATGGCCCAGCAGGGGTTGAAGCACGGCGCCTCCTCGCCCTTCTCGTTCGAGGCCCTGAAGGCCCGCGCCCGCGAGATGGCAAAGGCACCCTACGCGCCGCCGCCCCAGCCGCCCGCGGACGTGCTCTACCAGATCGACTACGACGCCCACGGCAAGATCAAGTTCAAGACCGATCTCGCCCTGTGGGCCAATGGGCCGAGCAAGTTCCCGGTCACGTTCTTCCACCTCGGCCGCTATTTCCAGAAGCCGGTGCGCATGCACGTGGTCGAGGGCGGCAAGGCCCGCGAGATCATCTACGACGACGCCTATTTCGACATGCCGGCGGATTCCCCGGCCCATAAGCTGCCGGTCAACTCGGGGTTTGCGGGCTTCCGTTTCCAGGAGGCGCGCGACGGCTCGCTGGATTGGCGGAAGAACGACTGGGTGGCCTTCCTCGGTGCCTCCTACTTCCGCGCCATCGGCGAACTCTACCAGTACGGCCTCTCGGCCCGCGGCCTCGCCGTGGACGTGGCGGTCTTCGGCCGAAACGAGGAATTTCCGGACTTCACCCACGTCTTTTTCGACACGCCGCAGCCGGATTCCGACACGGTCATCGTCTATGCGCTCCTCGACGGGCCCAGCGTCTCGGGCGCCTACCGCTTCGCCATGACCCGGACCAAGTCCGTGATCATGGACCTGGAATGCGCCGTGTTCCTGCGC contains:
- a CDS encoding TAXI family TRAP transporter solute-binding subunit, which gives rise to MRITFTRRLVGAAAALAMAGASLPAQAQDFINILTGGTSGVYYPLGVALSKVFTEKLPGSRPSVQATKASVENLNLLQQGKGEIAFTLGDSLAMGWAGDEEAGFKAKLDKLRGVTAIYPNYIQVVASKDSGIKTLADLKGKRLSVGAPKSGTELNARAILAGAGLTYKDLGKVEYLPFGESVELMKNRQLDATLQSAGLGVSSIRDLATSVDIVVVEIPAAMVEKVGSPYVKATIPANTYEGQTAAVPTAAVVNYLVTREGVSDDTVYKMTKAIYESLPELSAAHAAAKEIKLQDALSGMPIPVHPGAQRYFDEKGVKKQGS